GGAGCGAGTTTGTGCACACTTGTGGCGTACGTATTTGGGAAGCAAATGCATCCATGGTTTGTGTGTGTGAGAAGTGGATAAAACTAAATTATTTCGTGATTAGCCCAAACAGTTTTCTGTAATCTGTAAAATAAACACATTTTAACAATTTTTCTTGGTAAACACATTTGAACAAAATTATTTCACTTTTTTTGAAATGAACCAAATCTATTAAAATTTTGTTCAAATTACCCAAGCAGTgacttttctttttgcaaaaatggccCAAATGTATTATAAAAGTTCACCATACGTTCAAAGCACCGCACACAAAATACAACTTACATTGAGCTCTCTGGACCATCAAGCGACCACTACCGCTGTCAGAACGAGCCGTTGTCGTTGCTCCCCAATGAAACCGACCTTGTCCCATCGATgatagtcttcgtgcatgtgcctctAAGGACCAACGTTTGGAGCCTTAGCCATCGACGTTGAACTCTTGAATTGATCTAAAGTGCCTGACACCGGATCTCACCATATCGCACCCACAAGCAAAAAACTTAACCACGTCGCCCCAAGGAGATGACAAAAATCTACGACGGAGCTCCATCAATTCCGTTCAGATGAACGAACTCAAGGAGGATCAAAGGCCGAAAGATCAACTCAAAGAAGAAGCATTGCGATCCGTCGGAGCCAAGACACCGGATTTCCTCTCCTCGCCACCAACCGCCGGAGCGACAGACAAAGGGGATGCGAATCTGCGGGCTGACCATCGAAGAATCTAAAGGAAGAATTTGCCCTAGTCGCAACTTATACAGGAAAGGGAAATAAATTGTATAGCTTTTCCTCGGAAGTTGCACGGACAGTCAAACATAGGGAAAAAAAGTTGTATATTTTCCAATCTTACAAACCAAATAGTTTTATAGCTCCTGTAAGAACCTTCCCGTAAAAGTGGCTCTATGGGAAGTCTGTGTAACTTAGGATAAGTTGTCTGGTCAGGTAATTTCTCAGTTTCCGTAAGCATCTTCCCCGTATTATTTTTATTTCCCATTAAACAAGCCTAGGGCCCACAAGTCAGTGTCATGGACGACGTTGTCCGTCACATGACCGACAATGAGCTCCTATGTGTGACGGTGCAACGACGATAAGGTGCGGCGTGGCGGTGTGGCCACGGAGGAGGCAGGGTGACACGGGTTTGAGTCGGCATGGTCAGGCGGGGCGACGCGGCCCTGCAGGGGGTTGCACGAGGGTTTCTTGGGCACAGGGGTGGATTAAAAAGCTGCATGGCTCGTTAAGCTTAATGGGCCAAAAAATCATGCTCGGCTTCGTTCATTTAAAACTCGTTAAGCTCGTGAACACTCGCGAGGCTTCGTTAATGGACTATGATGTGTTATGGCCTATGTCATGAGAGTGTGGGTGTAATTCTTACGAAGGAATATGGTGTTTGTTGTCCGCTATAAGTTGGATTGAGTTGATTAGATTGAATAGATGGGTTGCATACTACAAAAATGTTGTTGCATAACAAATATGTTTTGTTTTATGTTAATGGGCTTAACGAGCTACTTGTGAAACTCGTTAAATTTAACAAGCTAAAATCAATGATTAACTCTGTTAATTAAGAATCGAGCTACGAGCTTAATGACCCTCTAACTCTCATGAACTTTTACGCGGTTTCCTGTCTGCCAAATTATACGGAAAGGGATATGCTTCCGTAAATATGAGGGGAGTTGGGAGAAATTTTTACGGAATCCTCAAGGAAAAAAATTAGGTTCACGTGAGCTATTGAAGTGTTTTTTTAGAAACTTTTGATCTATTTATTTTCAATTATGACATTATAGTGAACACTAGAAATAACTAAAATTACATCCAGTTACGTAGaacacctagcgacgactataggcgctgaaacgagccgaaggcgcgctGTTGTCATNNNNNNNNNNNNNNNNNNNNNNNNNNNNNNNNNNNNNNNNNNNNNNNNNNNNNNNNNNNNNNNNNNNNNNNNNNNNNNNNNNNNNNNNNNNNNNNNNNNNNNNNNNNNNNNNNNNNNNNNNNNNNNNNNNNNNNNNNNNNNNNNNNNNNNNNNNNNNNNNNNNNNNNNNNNNNNNNNNNNNNNNNNNNNNNNNNNNNNNNNNNNNNNNNNNNNNNNNNNNNNNNNNNNNNNNNNNNNNNNNNNNNNNNNNNNNNNNNNNNNNNNNNNNNNNNNNNNNNNNNNNNNNNNNNNNNNNNNNNNNNNNNNNNNNNNNNNNNNNNNNNNNNNNNNNNNNNNNNNNNNNNNNNNNNNNNNNNNNNNNNNNNNNNNNNNNNNNNNNNNNNCCgtgcacaacttgttgtagtagacagtcaggaagttatcatgctaaggccccataggaccgcACCAGAACAGTAACCACCACAAATGAAGAGAagtgtagatcgaaaggatccaacctaaaGACACACGAAGAACGAGAAATAAAGACCTGATCCAAGCAGATCCACCAAAAGCACTCACCGACCGAAACCcgcgagatccgccggagacacacgtCCACGCGCCCTCCGACGGTGCTAGACGCACTAACAGGACGGGGGCTAGCCGGGGAGAACCTTGTTCCATCTTCAAGTAGCCGCCGCCGTTTCGTCTTCCTGAGCAAGACACAAACCCTACAAAACTTAAAGAAACACCTAAAAACGAAGCCCTTCCGTGGACAAAGCCCGGGATCTACCGCgcacccatggccctaaggccacaggagacgTGGCAGATCGGCGGCGCCGCCGACGGGAGGCAGAAACCGTAGCGGTCTTTTCTTGGAGGAGAGACAAAGATATGGAAGTGCCATTTTTGTCTTAACTTTTCGTGGAGTGTAGTTTTTTTATGGATAGGGGAGCTATTGGAGTTACTCTTATAGAAATATTCTAAATGCCCATGAATTCCCTCGAAccattttcgcaaaaaaaaaagcccCTTGAACCAATAGACCCAAATTCTAGTCCTAAATCCTTACAAATTTTCTAATAATACAAAATGATATTTCGTCAAAAGTTAAATGCGCAAAGTGCGCAAAAGCACGGCAGATTTTGTCGAATTTCTCGAGGGCCAAAACAAATCAAATCTCCTCTGCTTTCGGTGTGTCGACAGGGTGAACAGAAAAAAAAAAAACCAACACCCCCGCGGCGACTTTTCCTCTCCACCGTATCCTCCTCTCCCCTATGCTGCCCTGCCCTATCTCAAGCTCCAATCCACCGTGCCCTAGACCTGCCGCCGAACGTGCCCTAGCCCCAGCCGGCGCCCCCCGCGCGCGGCCACCGTCTCCGCCGCACCTCGccgcgcccccgcccccgccccgtccGCGGCCTTCGTCTCCGAGGTACGTACGAGCACGAGCTTTGTAGGCGTCGATCCGGTGGTTGATTAGTCGATCCCGAACTGACCTAGAGGAATTCCGGGTCTAGATCCGCATCCGTTCTGTTTGGCGGCAGGCGCTGTTGCTGTCGTtgttgaaggaggaggaggaggaaggggtgcCCTAGACTCCTAGGGCAAGGCTGAAGCAGATGGGTGCACCGAAGCAGAAGtggacggcggaggaggaggcggcgctcaAGGCCGGGATAGGCAAGCACGGGGCCGGGAAATGGCGCACCATACTCAAGGACCCCGAGTTCAGCAACATCCTGCGGTGCCGATCCAACGTTGACCTCAAGGTTCGTTCCTGCGTCCGTTTCCTCGGCTGTCAGaccatgcgcgcctctactaggtTGGAGACTCTGATGACTGTTGAGCGATTGCAGGACAAGTGGCGGAACATGAATGTCACGGTGAACGCGTCGGGCACTCGCGACAAAGtgaggacgacgaccacgacgaCTCCCACGGCTAAGAAGCCAAGGTCTGCTCCGAAGCAGGAAAGCCACTCAACGGCGATCACCACCATCACCTCTGACGGCGATGATGACGTCATTGACGTGAAGCCTATCATAAAGCCTATCGTAACGTTTACTACAGGTTCAGGGAATAAATCGCTATCCAGGTAGAGGTGCCCTGTTTGATATGCTGGTTTGGAATGCTTGTTTATGTCCTTTGTCCTACCAGTTTCTTGAACAGAAACTTGCAAGGTTTTGACTGCTTTAATATACCTCTATGGCGCCGTTCCTGCAGGCTAGAAAATATCATACTGGAGGCCGTGAAGACCTTGAATGAGCCTACAGGGTCATACAAAACAGCCGTTGCTAATTACATTGAGGTTTCTACGCTTCTTCTGTTTATGGTGTATACTTCATCACAATGAAATGTCAACAACAAACCTAATATATGATCCTTTACAAATGCCAAATCTCGTAGTCTTCATGAATAGAAAAACAGTACTCATTTATTTACGTCACCGATCACTTAATATAGTTTTGATAATTATTCAGGCAGTGATGCAGAAAATTCTGGGACAACATAGACATGCAGAAATGATTTCATTATAACCAGTGGCTATGAAATCGCATTCCATTGTGGTAGAGTTCTACCTAATCTAGTTTGTTATGTAGATTGCACCGTTCTTAACAATTTTCCATTCATGTAGGAACAATACTGGCCACCTGCTGATTTTGATCATGTACTGTCTGCAAAACTGAATGAGTTGACATCATCtgggaaattgatgaaggtagtaACGTTTCTTTCAACCGTAACTCCATTATTGTATAGATTATAAAGAGGTAGAAAAAATGCCCTGATATAGTAGCAAAGTCACACCTGTTACCATTGTTGTAGCATATAAATTAATTCTGATGATGCTCAATTGAATTGAACTAGGATGTTTTCATATTGTATGTTTACATATTATGTATGGATTTATCATTATATGGATGACTGTGCTTGATATGTTGTGCCCCCAAAATGCATTCGCCCTAGCAACACATGCGTGAGCACTCTTTGTTCCAAACATTGTTTGCCTGCTATtggcatctactccctccgttcctaaatataagtctttgtagagattccactatggactacatatggagcaaaatgagtgaatctacactctaaaatgcatctacatacatccgtatgtggttcatagtgaaatctctccaaagaattatatttaggaacggagggagtacttatctaTTCTATTATAATTTCTTTCAGTGTCGTAACATATCTAGTAGTACAGTATTTATCTAGTTAGTAAGATTCAAAATGTCATACTATATTTCAGAAAGATACTATTATACCTTTTGCTGGATCTCTTTGGTGCCAATGATATCTTTTGTATGCGTATTTTTTTTGCCATGGACCACCTGGAAATTGCTctgttatatatatttttagttGGAATGTAAGGTCCCTAAAACCATGAACCTGGATAATCTTTCTATTTTAGCCTTGAAAATTTGTATGTTCACACCTAGATAGGATAGGTTACTCTTTCAAAGAGTATAATCCATCTGCCATGCAGCCCAGTACTGAAGTTTAACAATTTTAGGTGAATCGGAAGTACAGGATAGCCCCTAGCTCGTCTTTTTTAGAAGGGCGAAGCTCCAAAATGCTGCTGCTTGATGATATAAAAAAGGAGCCAACCAAGGTAGAGAAGGTAGAGAGGGATGGCTTTACAGCCCACACTAAATCTCAGGTAGATGCTGAACTTGCACGTATGAGAAACATGAGTGCAGAAGAGGCTGCAGCTGCAGCCGCTCGTGCGGTTGCTGAGGCAGACGCTATCATGGCGGAAGCTGAGGCCGCAGTGAGAGAAGCGGAGGCTGCAGAAGCTGATGCTGTAGCTGCACAAGCCTTCGCGGAAGCAGCAATGTTGACTTTAAAAAACAGGAGTTCGGCAAAATTGGTAATTGTTCCAAGTACTTAAACTCTATGTTCAACtgtttttattttgcatgttttcAGTTGACATTTTGTTGCTTTTGCACACTTACACCACGCCACTTAAATGCAAGTAAATACATTCACTTTGCTTTAATATGAATTTGTAGCCCCCTCCACAAACAGTCGCATTCATATTGATGAGTAAACATTGAAACACATGAACACACATAATCAGAATCACTGCTTTCAAGCAATTTATATAGGAAAATGGGCACTTTAGAATCGTGAAAAAACTATGTTATCTGCTTCAGCAAAAACTGAACGCTTTCATGCTCACATGCAGATCATTCGAGGTTGAGACATCTCGTGGGAGCTGCGTCAGCGTACGCTTTCCTCTGACCTTGTTGTGCGCGTGTGCATGCCTGCTGAATTCCAGCGCAAACTAACTGATGCTTTGGTGTTACTGGAGCCATCGAGCTGATGGCAATGCTGATCTGTTATTTTAATCCATGCAAGCTCATCCCAGATTCAAGCAGCGCAAACTTGCTTGGTTTTCTGACTTGCACCTTGAAGCTAGTTACCTTTCTCCCTCATGCTGGTTTGCCGAGGGATGGAGGAAGACAAACTCATATTTAACTCCCACATTGCAGAGCCGTAAATGCGATCTGCACGGGCTGTGGGATGATGAGGAGAAGTCCAATAAATATAGATGATGGTCATTCCATCTCTTGGGACCCTTGTTGCTGTCATggtttaggtcactgacatgttggaatttTTTCACCGTGGTGTTGGATTACCTTACCCTCCCTTTATGGTGAATCTCCCCAGCAAAACAGTGCCTTTGTGCTCGCGGTGTGTGTGGATCTGGTCTGGCCCAGCTCAAGTTATTTGGCACCCAATAATTGTGGCATGTACAGAATTTATTCATGTATTCagtctataattttttatccaaTTTTGACCGAAGGAGAAAAATGTCTGTTCTTCTGTCGGCGTGCATTGCGGTGCCCAGTTGTTTTTGCACCCGCAGTTGCAAATGACAAAGTTCTCTCTGGCGTTCCGTTCAGCTTTCTTCCTTTGTTAGCTCTTGCCATTGTGCAGCTGCTAAAGATTTGTGTGCAGTACAACTAATTCAAGTTAAGTGAATTCCTAGTACTAACAGTTACTGTGATCATGGAGAAAACTAGAGGAAAGCAGGCAGCTTTCAATCAATTACAGCCACTACTGTTAGTTCCTGCATACTTGCTATTGccaaaacgtcatatatttaggaacggaggtagtagaTAGCAATGATCCATGAAATTCCAGACAGAACAGCCAGAGTCCTGTTTGGAACGAAGGGATTTTACGTGAAACAGTTTGTTTCTATACAAATTGACAAAAAAAAAAGACCAGACCTTGAAAACAGGGAAAATTGGAGTAATGATACTGATTCATTGCAAGTCCAAAACAGGCGCTAAGGTTTCTACTTTATAGTACAACCATTCCATTCCAGTGAAACACTACTGCCTAATGCTGTTGCTAGTGCTACAGAATAATACTTGTACATGATTTTGTGTCAGAGAACCATCCGCCTTCGTCCTGGCCTCGCTATCCAGATTCCAGAATGACCCTTGCTGGATGCGGCACGGCATGGCAAAGATCGTCGGCGACTGTATCCTGCCTCATGCCAAACAtgattattttttaagaaattcaAACAAAGCCTGTCCTGGAAATGAGCTATCAGGTCATCAGGAGAACATACCATATCATTTCAGGGAGATGAGATCTCCATTTCCAAATTTGGCAGGGTCGGTCTAAATTGCTAGATTACATAGAACATGTTGCAGCACACTGGAGAAAGGGCAGAAACATTCACATATGATAGAAGCATTTGGATGAAGCATGAATAATATGCAAGCAGAGTGAATGATGATTTAGTAAACCACCAAGCAGAGTCGATACTCTGAAGAAACTTTTTTGTTCAGATCAAACACGAGATTCATAAATTCCCTGTCAAACACCTCACACAGTTACACTGTAGACATAATTTTTGATCCAATCCTTTACATTCTACATTCTCTAATTCCATGTTAAACACCCCATACACTACATTGTCAAACATATTTCATGACTTCTTTGCTTGGCTGCTTGAAAGAGACTCGTGAAATAATAATTATTTGTTTTCTTTCCAACATCATGATATGATGTATTGACGTCTCCCAATTTCAAGATGGAATAATTCAGACATGTTCTAGTTCAGCATTTTAAGGTTCCATGAAAGAAAACTAGACCAAGCTAACCAGCCAATTTTACCCTTACCTGCTTTGACGAAGCAGGCACGAAAGCACCAAATTTAAGCTCTGAGCTATACAAATTCAAGGTCTCCAGAAGCCGTGTCGCCTAATACATTCCTGTCCAGGCCTGTTCTTGGCGCTTCTTCCAATTCATTGTCAGGATTCATGCTTCCTGCGTCTTCCAGTTCATCTCTGCCAGAGTCTCTCTGTGTTACCTCTTCGGTACTATTGTCTGGATAAACCCTTATCCTTATGCGCTTGCCTTTGATGTATCGATATTCAAATTTTGGCGGTGGATATTTCCTATTTAACTTTTCGTATTTGTCCAACATCTCTAGCTTCATAAATACATCACCGAGCATCCTGACAATCGAGGTATCAGGTCGAACACCCAGCTCTTCCATATCAGCAAAAACCTGGATGAGTTGCGAGGGAAACATGAAACGGTTAAAACTGAACAACCATTGCAGTAAGCATCATTTCTGTACCCATGTTCCTTTAAGCATAGTTTTTCTACCACAGAAGAAAATGATGTGATAATCACATCCAGTGTAAGGTCAATAATATGTAGAATACAACCAACTCAAACTCCAAATCTCTTAAGGCAAGCACAAAATTAggtgaaaataaataaaaggaatacAGATTCGCATCTTACTATGTCAGCTAAGTATGCAGATAGTTCTACAGTAGTATAGTTATTGACCCTCCGTGCAAGTAGAACAAAAAGATGCAAAATCAACATTTATAAGATTTGCACACTGAAAATAAACACAATATATTGAGTTTTGTTTTCCTACCTCAAACATCTTCTCGTATGACCCCAATCTGTAATACAAGGAGattattttcatgaaaaaaatACGGGGCAAACCCTCCATGTATCTTGAGAATATCTTTTGAAATAGCTCTTCTGCTTCCTCAATTCGTCCATCCTCGACTAAAGCATTTAATAAAGTTTGATAGCTTCCCATGGTCTTCCCTTGACCTTTATTGAACATCCACTTGATAACCTAAACCAGAGATCGCGCAATTATTTTCTTGATACAAAAAAAGGAATATTAGTGGAAGGGTGGAGCCAATTCTAGATATTCAGTAGAGAAATAATATCCACCAGCAATTTCATTAGAAATACAAGATAGAAACACATCATACAAAATAATCGACACTTCCACATAAACAAGCATGAACTCCTATCTGATACCTGAATTATTCTTTTCCATTCCTTCTCATCTTCAAGCGTCTTCAGTGCTTTCTTTACCGCTATCAAGGGAAACTCCAGTTCCCATGCAACAAACGAATCAAGAGCACCATAAACCTCCTCCTTTACGTTAGACAAACCCTTAATCTGCAGGAGAAGATGAAAGGAGTCACGCAAATGCTGAAACAGAACTCTGGCAGTAACCCTTTGGGGACAAAATAAAAAGGAACACATAATATCTGTTGGCCCAAAGTTATTTTTTGATAAACAGTCTGCATGTAACAATTTATTAAAATCACTGCCGCAATTGAGAGTTGCAGAGTTCCATACGAAAGCTGAAGTACAGAACAACTGCTTTTGTTGCAGTGCAGACATGGAGTCATTGGGTAATCTAGTGTCTCCGAGCAGGGATAAGCACAAATCTATATAGAGTACAGATTCTAGTGACAATTACAACAGCGAAATGCAGAAGAACCTCACACATTTGACAAGCTTCTGCGACTTGGAAACGGTCCCGATTCTCTTATCCGTTTTCCACACGCGAGGATATCTCGGCCTCGGACCCCTGGCACCGCAAACCTGCGCCACAAGGTTGTACCAATCAGGATAAGCACCACCACCAAGTTCTGAACAAACCCCACATGCCATGGAGGTGAATGGAGCAGCTCACCACTAGAGAGTTGAACTTTCGCGGGCGCAGAGCGACGGTTCTCTCGAACGCTAAACCGAATGCGGGCGCCCAACACCTCAAGGAGAGCATGATGAAATCTGCAGCAGGGAAGCACGAATCCCCCAAGTTAATCCTCCAATATCACTACCCGCCTACTTCTCCGCTGTTCTTTGGAGGGGAAAGAGCAGGCTCGTACCTCGAAGACCGGGGTTCCGGAGATTGCGGAGGTAGGGACGCGACGAGAAGGGGAGCGGCGACGCGCGTggtgcgtcggcggcggcggaggaggagctcctCGTGCGGACGGGGGTGGGTGGTGGAGAGACGAAGGTAACTTTTCCAAGGTTGAGATAAGCTTTGTGCTCTCTTCTTTGAAGCTGAACTAAACTGACCGTAGAAAAGAAAAGGACTGAATTACAACTACAACTATGGTTTTGAGTAGGAGCAAAGTCCCTTTTTTTAGATCCACTATGATAATGAAAAAGTTTTCTAGACAAAATTTCTAGAGCAACGTCTGGTGTGGTTGGTTGCGCCGCTCTCTCCGCCCGCCTCCCTGACCCACACCCACCTCTCCTCCGCCGTCACGATCCTCCACGACGAGGAGCCGCGGCGCCGCCCGTGCGCCTTCACAATTGTTGGGGCACCTCCTCCTTTATGGCCTTGTCGCACCAGACACGGCACGACGGCGACGCCGACTCGTCGATGCGGGCGTAATGGTTGTGAGGCGGCGACGCCAGTTCCTCCTTCACGTGGCGTCCATGGATTTTGAGTCACACgactagtcgtcgactagtcgATGAGTCGCAGAAAGTTGTCGACTCATGCTCGACTTTTTCCGTGTCGCTACCCCAGAGCGCCTGGATGAGCCGCAACTCAAAAACCATGGTGGTGTTCGATTTGGACGTCACGGTTGCAACCGGGGGAGGGGGGTGGAGCCTCCGCCTTGATGCGTCGGAGAGGCGACGACGCCGACTCCGCCTTGATGCGGTGGAGTGGCGGCGAGGACGCCCCCGCCCTTGAGCACCCGCTCGATGAGGAGCCCNNNNNNNNNNNNNNNNNNNNNNNNNNNNNNNNNNNNNNNNNNNNNNNNNNNNNNNNNNNNNNNNNNNNNNNNNNNNNNNNNNNNNNNNNNNNNNNNNNNNNNNNNNNNNNNNNNNNNNNNNNNNNNNNNNNNNNNNNNNNNNNNNNNNNNNNNNNNNNNNNNNNNNNNNNNNNNNNNNNNNNNNNNNNNNNNNNNNNNNNNNNNNNNNNNNNNNNNNNNNNNNNNNNNNNNNNNNNNNNNNNNNNNNNNNNNNNNNNNNNNNNNNNNNNNNNNNNNNNNNNNNNNNNNNNNNNNNNNNNNNNNNNNNNNNNNNNNNNNNNNNNNNNNNNNNNNNNNNNNNNNNNNNNNNNNNNNNNNNNNACTTGCCTGCGCGGAGACCTAGGACTTGGTCATCATCGACATCAATGAGCAGAGACGGAGAGGAACGAAGAGGAGAGGATGTGAGGTGTGGTGTGGACGCGTCAGAGCCATGCTTAAATAGCCGCAACCAGGCGAATGAGCGGGCGGCCGACTTCAATGCGGCCCACCAACCGGAGGGCTTCTCGGTCGCCGTGTCGGATGACTTGCATCGTCCGAATTGGTCTTCCTAAAGTcattctctttctctcttttttaaaaaaaagagagTCCCTCTCAAGGAAGAACATACAAAGTCAAGTAGAGTCCTTTACACGGAAGCAACATATACATGGCTTGGCGGCTACTCAAGAATATTTACGCCTGTCGTGGACCATCGGATTTACACGAAACGGCCAGGATCGCCCCCCTCCCTGAGGAAAAACAGCCGGATTCATCAGCTCAAAAGAATATATAAATAGAAAATCGGGCGGGCGCCGGTGCCGCCACCTCCATCGACCACCGgcggcgacgagcccttccccccCACCTTCTCCGTCCCGTTCGAGGTGAGGCCCTCTCTTACTCCTTCGAGCCCCAGTCTCCCTCCAGCGATCCTCGCCGGTGCGGTGCGCCCCCCAGCTTTCTGATCTCAACTTTCTGAACCTGACACAGCTGATTCGTGCCGGTGCCGGCTCGCCCCCACCCGGCCGCCCCGTCCTCCCCGGCGCAAGGCCCCTGCTGCGGCGAGCCGCCTCCATCAGGTAACGCATTCTGTAGCTCGTTCGCTCTAGCAAGGGGTCGATTCGAGCCCTCTGCCAACTCTTCAGCTTCAACTTTAAATTCAACCAATAAATATCTGCAAATAGTAGCCAAATACACATGTGGCGTCAACTTGCCCTCAGCTGTTGTTCACGTTGGCTTCCCAACTTATTAGGTTCTGCACTCAGTGCTGCTAGTTGTCATTGTTAAGAGATTTGATTCATCATCAGGAAGCTCATGTGTCGCAGTGTAATGTTTTTCATAATATGTCTGTGGCATCACCATGTTTTGCCGCTGCAAAATTAACTATTCTGAGATCTTTTATTTTGGTGAAAAAAATAGAGCTCCAGACTTTTTCACATCGTGTCACTGTCTAAAACGGTCCACACGTATGATAGATTACGCTTCATATTCAGCGGGTTGTCTTTGAAGTTTGTAATCGTTAAATGGCCTGCTGGTCTCTAAGCCATCATCTAAGTTGCCGATGCAACTTGTTTCTGCATCAAGTAAAGTCACCTCAGAGATAGGGTACAGTACTTCACACAAGGAGAAGAGAAGGAGATGAATGTGCTCGCTTTAATGATATCAAACCATTCGGTTCAATGCTATAATCTCAAACCAGCAGCTTCAACTTTAAATTCAACCAATAAATATTGCACAACAACTTATGCACTAAAAAAGTCGATAGCTCCGATAGGTGTTAACTAGTTTTTGTGGTAATCTTTAGCACATGATCATTACGGTTCACAATCGATGTCTTTTAAGGATTCACAACTATGGAGAAAACCATTAGATCTTCTGTTTTGGTGAAAATATAGAACTCCAGACCTTTTCACAGCATGTCATATTCAGCGAGTTGTCTCTGGAATTTGTAATGGTTAAATGGCCTGCTGGTCTCTAAGCCATCTAAATTGCCAAATAATGCTAGCTCTTTGGTATCGTTTTAAAATCTGGATGCTTAACTCTGTTTGCACCTTGTTTGACACCTTGTTGTCTTCACTGTTCAGGAAAATGTCATCGACTCATGAAAAGGGCAAGAGCAAGGCGCGGACAAAGCTTTTGATCGATATCCAAAATGCTGTCCAGGAGTGCTGGGAGGAGCACAGGGTTTTTGAGGCCGAGCCTGGGAACAAACCTCCGGCGCCCGGCGAAAAATTCTTTGGCACGTTTCCCTACCCATACATGAATGGTTTACTGCATTTGGGCCACGCCTTCTCACTGTCCAAGCTTGAGTTTGGTGCTGCATACCACAGGCTTCGTGGGTCCAATGTCCTTTTACCCTTCGCTTTCCATTGCACTGGGATGCCAATAAAGGCCTCGGCGGATAAGCTTGCCCGAGAGATTGCACAATATGGGAGTCCT
This window of the Triticum aestivum cultivar Chinese Spring chromosome 5D, IWGSC CS RefSeq v2.1, whole genome shotgun sequence genome carries:
- the LOC123119358 gene encoding pentatricopeptide repeat-containing protein At4g21190 — its product is MLSLRCWAPAFGLAFERTVALRPRKFNSLVVCGARGPRPRYPRVWKTDKRIGTVSKSQKLVKCIKGLSNVKEEVYGALDSFVAWELEFPLIAVKKALKTLEDEKEWKRIIQVIKWMFNKGQGKTMGSYQTLLNALVEDGRIEEAEELFQKIFSRYMEGLPRIFFMKIISLYYRLGSYEKMFEVFADMEELGVRPDTSIVRMLGDVFMKLEMLDKYEKLNRKYPPPKFEYRYIKGKRIRIRVYPDNSTEEVTQRDSGRDELEDAGSMNPDNELEEAPRTGLDRNVLGDTASGDLEFV
- the LOC123119357 gene encoding single myb histone 5, translated to MGAPKQKWTAEEEAALKAGIGKHGAGKWRTILKDPEFSNILRCRSNVDLKDKWRNMNVTVNASGTRDKVRTTTTTTPTAKKPRSAPKQESHSTAITTITSDGDDDVIDVKPIIKPIVTFTTGSGNKSLSRLENIILEAVKTLNEPTGSYKTAVANYIEEQYWPPADFDHVLSAKLNELTSSGKLMKVNRKYRIAPSSSFLEGRSSKMLLLDDIKKEPTKVEKVERDGFTAHTKSQVDAELARMRNMSAEEAAAAAARAVAEADAIMAEAEAAVREAEAAEADAVAAQAFAEAAMLTLKNRSSAKLIIRG